A single Solibacillus isronensis DNA region contains:
- a CDS encoding RraA family protein — MTLSMIDRLQVLPTTAISDATGGHTNVASAIKPLADHFKIAGQARTVRLPDGENGAVLEAISQAEKGEILVIDAKGNTNRAVAGDFVMQLAQGVGVQGFVVDGVIRDIAAAKEIDFPVFALGTTVAAGNKHGGGTVGIAVSVGNVAVQTGDYVVGDSDGVVIIPQEDIEQIIEAAEAKVAKDEERAHEALYNGEASIRAYLAKVVK, encoded by the coding sequence ATGACTTTATCGATGATAGATCGCTTACAGGTACTACCAACGACAGCAATTTCCGATGCAACAGGGGGACATACGAATGTAGCATCAGCAATTAAACCGCTTGCCGATCACTTTAAAATTGCCGGACAAGCGAGAACGGTACGTCTGCCGGACGGGGAAAATGGTGCGGTACTGGAAGCAATAAGCCAGGCTGAAAAAGGGGAAATTTTAGTCATCGATGCTAAAGGCAATACGAATCGTGCTGTAGCTGGGGACTTTGTTATGCAGCTTGCGCAAGGTGTCGGTGTCCAAGGTTTTGTTGTGGACGGGGTTATTCGCGATATAGCAGCTGCAAAGGAAATTGATTTTCCGGTATTTGCATTAGGTACAACAGTAGCAGCAGGCAATAAACATGGTGGTGGGACAGTAGGCATAGCCGTGTCTGTAGGAAATGTGGCTGTTCAAACAGGCGATTATGTAGTTGGTGATAGTGATGGGGTTGTGATTATCCCTCAGGAGGATATTGAGCAGATTATTGAGGCTGCAGAAGCAAAAGTGGCAAAAGATGAAGAGCGGGCACATGAAGCATTATATAACGGGGAAGCATCAATCCGCGCATATTTAGCAAAAGTAGTGAAATAA
- a CDS encoding cation:dicarboxylate symporter family transporter, which yields MLKKFKISLAAQILIGLVLGVIVGAVFFGNETAQSYLQPLGDIFLNLIKMIVVPIIISTLIVGVAGTGDMKQLGRLGGKTLIYFEVITTVAIVVGLLAANLFQPGAGIDMNALEKSDISSYVETTEAEEDKSKIQIIVDVVPKNIINAMAEGDMLAIIFFSVIFGLGVAAIGDRGKPVLAFFQGTADAMFWVTNLVMKFAPIGVFALIGVTVSKFGIESLIPLGKLAILVYATMIFFVIVVLGLTARIFGINIFKLIRMIKDELLLAYTTSSSETVLPRIMLKTEKMGAPKDIVSFVIPTGYSFNLDGSTLYQAIAAIFIAQMYGIDLSIMEQITLMLVLMVTSKGIAGVPGVSFVVLLATLGSVGIPLEGLAFIAGIDRILDMARTAVNVVGNTLAALVMAKWEKRFDEKQFAEYQAANLK from the coding sequence ATTTTGAAAAAGTTTAAAATTAGTTTAGCCGCACAAATTTTAATCGGTCTTGTACTCGGTGTTATCGTAGGTGCTGTGTTCTTTGGTAACGAAACTGCACAGTCATACTTACAGCCACTTGGCGATATTTTCTTAAACTTAATTAAGATGATCGTAGTACCGATTATTATTTCGACACTAATCGTTGGTGTTGCCGGAACTGGTGATATGAAACAATTAGGTCGTCTTGGCGGTAAAACACTTATTTATTTCGAAGTTATTACAACAGTTGCGATTGTTGTTGGTTTATTAGCAGCTAACCTATTCCAACCAGGTGCTGGTATTGATATGAATGCATTAGAGAAATCTGATATTTCTTCTTATGTAGAAACAACGGAAGCTGAAGAAGATAAAAGCAAAATCCAAATTATTGTAGATGTCGTTCCTAAAAACATTATAAATGCAATGGCAGAAGGCGATATGCTAGCAATTATTTTCTTCTCTGTAATTTTCGGTTTAGGTGTAGCAGCAATTGGTGATCGCGGAAAACCAGTGCTCGCATTCTTCCAAGGTACTGCAGACGCCATGTTCTGGGTCACAAACTTAGTAATGAAATTCGCACCAATTGGGGTATTTGCACTTATAGGTGTAACCGTTTCCAAATTCGGTATAGAATCCCTTATACCATTAGGAAAACTGGCGATTTTAGTATATGCAACAATGATTTTTTTCGTAATTGTTGTATTAGGTCTTACTGCCCGTATTTTCGGTATTAATATCTTTAAATTAATTCGTATGATTAAGGACGAGCTATTACTGGCTTATACTACTTCTTCATCAGAGACAGTATTACCTCGTATTATGTTAAAAACAGAAAAAATGGGTGCACCGAAAGATATCGTATCATTCGTAATCCCAACAGGTTATTCATTCAACTTAGACGGTTCTACTCTTTACCAGGCGATTGCAGCAATCTTCATTGCGCAAATGTACGGTATTGACCTTTCAATTATGGAACAGATTACATTAATGCTTGTATTAATGGTAACATCTAAAGGTATTGCGGGTGTTCCAGGGGTATCTTTCGTAGTACTTCTTGCAACATTAGGTTCTGTAGGTATTCCACTTGAAGGTTTAGCATTCATTGCAGGTATTGACCGTATTTTAGATATGGCTCGTACAGCTGTAAACGTAGTAGGTAACACATTGGCAGCACTTGTTATGGCGAAATGGGAAAAACGTTTCGACGAGAAGCAATTTGCTGAATACCAAGCTGCGAACTTAAAATAA